A single genomic interval of Chryseobacterium paludis harbors:
- a CDS encoding arylamine N-acetyltransferase family protein, whose amino-acid sequence MIHTELKKYFERIHFTGNAAVNIETLKNIHELHPQYITFENIDTYTGYVPKVDIESVFNKLVIENRGGYCYEQNVLLKNVLETIGFDVTAHLGRVLWGREKEGKAARTHMLLTVTLSGEKYLVDSGFGTVTLTSPLILQSENEQITPNGLFQISSNNHIYTLSLIGEENMPIYEFSLEPAEQTDVEVANWYIATNPSSIFRENLIVTKVDVIARYTLNNKSLNIRYNNGTRENIDVINHEDLFILLENVFHINLNNIKDKVVLIKKFSGVA is encoded by the coding sequence ATGATACATACAGAATTGAAAAAATATTTTGAGCGAATACATTTTACAGGGAATGCTGCTGTTAATATAGAAACCTTGAAAAATATCCATGAATTGCATCCTCAATACATTACATTTGAAAATATTGATACTTATACAGGGTATGTCCCGAAGGTTGACATAGAATCAGTTTTTAATAAATTGGTGATAGAAAACAGGGGTGGATATTGTTATGAACAAAATGTTTTGCTGAAAAATGTTTTAGAAACAATAGGCTTTGATGTTACCGCTCATCTTGGAAGAGTTTTATGGGGAAGAGAGAAGGAAGGGAAAGCTGCTCGTACACATATGTTGCTTACTGTAACCCTGAGCGGAGAAAAATATCTTGTGGATTCGGGATTTGGGACAGTGACGCTAACATCTCCGCTAATTTTACAGTCAGAGAATGAACAAATAACGCCCAATGGTCTTTTTCAAATATCTTCAAATAATCATATTTACACTCTATCTTTAATTGGTGAAGAAAATATGCCGATCTATGAATTTTCTTTAGAACCTGCCGAGCAGACTGATGTAGAAGTTGCTAACTGGTATATCGCTACGAATCCATCTTCCATCTTTAGAGAAAATCTTATTGTGACAAAAGTGGATGTAATAGCTCGTTACACGTTAAACAATAAATCTCTAAACATACGCTATAACAATGGGACCAGAGAAAATATTGATGTCATTAATCATGAAGATTTGTTTATTTTGCTTGAAAATGTATTCCATATTAACTTAAATAATATTAAAGATAAGGTCGTTCTTATCAAAAAATTTAGTGGAGTAGCATAA
- a CDS encoding HipA family kinase, producing MLDLRTVTVMRYILPLREGGSLPALAEADDDFKYVLKFRGAGHGVKMLISELLGGKITEVLGLKIPELVFVNLDVDFGRTEADEEIQDLLKSSEGLNLGLHYLSGSITYDPGVVIDPLLASKIVWLDAFITNIDRTYKNTNLLMWHKELWVIDNGASFYFHHSWENFDTAAKTPFKYVKDHVLLPKAKMLDEADQWAHEVLNDTVFREIVNLIPEDWLQWNDADETPEEIREVYFQFMKTRLENSQIFLNEAKNARG from the coding sequence ATGTTGGATTTAAGAACGGTAACCGTAATGCGTTATATCCTGCCTTTAAGAGAGGGTGGATCTCTTCCTGCTTTGGCGGAAGCTGATGACGATTTTAAATATGTGTTAAAATTCCGTGGTGCAGGTCATGGAGTAAAAATGTTGATATCAGAACTTTTGGGTGGAAAAATCACAGAAGTTTTAGGATTAAAAATTCCTGAATTGGTTTTTGTAAACCTTGATGTTGATTTTGGGAGAACTGAAGCAGACGAAGAAATTCAGGATTTACTGAAATCTTCAGAAGGATTAAATCTTGGTCTTCATTATCTTTCCGGATCTATTACTTATGATCCTGGTGTTGTTATTGACCCACTCTTAGCCTCAAAAATCGTATGGCTGGATGCATTTATTACCAATATCGACCGTACTTACAAAAACACCAACTTATTAATGTGGCATAAGGAACTCTGGGTAATTGATAATGGAGCTTCTTTTTATTTCCATCATTCATGGGAGAATTTTGATACTGCTGCAAAAACACCTTTTAAATATGTAAAAGATCACGTTTTACTTCCTAAAGCTAAGATGCTGGATGAAGCTGATCAGTGGGCACATGAAGTTTTAAATGATACCGTGTTCAGGGAAATCGTTAATTTAATCCCTGAAGATTGGTTACAGTGGAATGACGCTGATGAAACTCCTGAGGAGATTCGTGAAGTATACTTCCAATTTATGAAAACAAGGCTAGAGAATTCACAAATCTTTCTAAACGAAGCGAAAAATGCAAGAGGATAA
- a CDS encoding DUF3037 domain-containing protein: MQEDKIYEYAVIRLVPKVEREEFFNVGLVMFSKKEKFIRADFYLCPDKFNLMHSKLDYEDIIQNLESFKKIANGDKDGGPIAQLELPERFRWLTAVRSSVVQTSRPHPGKSKDLEKTFGKLFEELVK; this comes from the coding sequence ATGCAAGAGGATAAAATATACGAATACGCCGTAATACGTTTGGTACCAAAGGTTGAAAGAGAAGAATTTTTCAATGTAGGTCTTGTTATGTTTTCAAAAAAGGAAAAATTTATCCGGGCTGATTTTTATCTGTGTCCCGATAAATTCAATCTTATGCACAGTAAACTGGACTACGAAGATATTATTCAAAATCTGGAAAGTTTTAAAAAAATTGCCAATGGAGATAAAGACGGTGGACCTATTGCACAATTGGAACTTCCAGAACGTTTCCGTTGGTTAACCGCTGTACGCAGCTCTGTTGTTCAAACCTCAAGACCTCATCCCGGAAAATCCAAAGACCTGGAAAAAACTTTTGGTAAACTTTTTGAGGAGTTAGTAAAGTAA
- a CDS encoding alpha/beta hydrolase family protein gives MEITKKQNIILSNPETRDFLADAFYSETDNKLPLVIFVHGYKGYKDWGAWNLMAEKFAKAGFFFVKFNFSHNGTTVEDPDNFADLEAFGKNNYSKELSDLGVVIDYFIKDPKVDDQKIILIGHSRGGGISIVKTFEDERINGLITLASVDTLDRFPDGASLEKWKNEGVYYVLNGRTKQEMPHYYQFYENFEQDAHRFDVEMATEMAKAHLLIVHGTNDESVEVKNAEHLHILNPNSELFLVENANHTFGAKEPWTEAGLPQDLNTVTEKCIDFINLKM, from the coding sequence ATGGAAATCACAAAAAAACAAAATATAATCCTCTCAAATCCTGAAACCAGGGATTTCCTTGCTGATGCGTTTTATTCCGAAACGGATAACAAACTACCTTTAGTGATTTTTGTTCACGGTTATAAAGGCTACAAAGATTGGGGAGCCTGGAATCTGATGGCTGAAAAATTTGCAAAAGCCGGATTTTTCTTTGTTAAGTTTAATTTCTCACATAATGGAACAACTGTAGAAGATCCTGATAATTTTGCAGATTTAGAAGCTTTTGGTAAGAATAACTATTCTAAAGAGCTTTCAGATTTGGGAGTAGTGATTGATTATTTTATTAAGGATCCCAAAGTTGATGATCAGAAAATAATACTGATAGGCCACAGCAGAGGGGGTGGGATTTCCATTGTTAAAACTTTTGAAGATGAACGAATTAATGGGTTGATTACATTAGCTAGTGTAGATACTTTAGACCGTTTTCCAGATGGGGCTAGTTTGGAGAAATGGAAAAACGAAGGAGTTTATTATGTTTTAAATGGAAGAACTAAACAGGAGATGCCTCATTATTACCAGTTCTATGAAAATTTTGAACAAGATGCTCATCGTTTTGATGTAGAAATGGCTACAGAAATGGCAAAGGCTCATTTATTGATTGTCCATGGAACAAATGATGAAAGTGTAGAGGTAAAGAATGCAGAACATTTACATATTTTGAACCCTAATTCCGAATTGTTTTTAGTTGAAAATGCCAATCATACTTTTGGTGCAAAAGAACCTTGGACTGAAGCTGGTCTTCCTCAAGATTTAAATACGGTTACGGAAAAATGTATTGATTTTATTAATCTGAAAATGTAG
- a CDS encoding helix-turn-helix domain-containing protein, with protein sequence MTLIPQYDPENFRTVLQNSTENFNHKESNDFFIIDLAIQKNKVHLPFLPHRLTVNDFVFVSRGELIKTVCSDSYSIPESTLMILPPYKIRTMEKFSDDVEGYYCHFPDDLLSRDNGFKALQEILNYLDLKNDHRITIANNTKGNLLYLLKRMKELYKQNDVNLIISYLQTFLAEIKSIIQDLPPIVLTANETIAFHFRKAITQYINTVHSIQEYADMLHVSPNHLNKSVKMATGKTASSIISETLTMEAKSLLSNTQLSVGDIAFSLGIEDPSYFTRFFKKHIGVSPNQYRKRIDLSY encoded by the coding sequence ATGACTTTAATTCCGCAATATGATCCTGAAAATTTTAGAACAGTACTTCAGAACAGTACTGAAAATTTTAACCATAAAGAATCAAATGACTTTTTTATAATTGATCTTGCTATTCAAAAAAACAAAGTTCATCTTCCATTTCTTCCACATCGTTTGACCGTTAATGATTTTGTATTTGTGAGCAGAGGCGAGCTCATAAAAACGGTATGCTCGGATTCTTACTCTATTCCTGAATCTACCTTAATGATTTTACCGCCGTATAAAATAAGGACCATGGAGAAGTTTTCAGATGATGTCGAGGGGTATTACTGCCATTTTCCAGATGATCTTCTTTCACGGGATAATGGATTTAAGGCCCTTCAGGAAATACTTAATTACTTAGATTTAAAAAATGATCATCGTATCACAATAGCAAACAATACGAAGGGGAATCTTTTATATCTTCTGAAAAGGATGAAGGAATTGTATAAGCAGAATGATGTCAATTTGATCATCTCATACTTGCAGACATTTTTAGCAGAGATAAAATCTATTATACAAGATCTTCCACCTATTGTTCTTACTGCAAACGAAACTATCGCTTTCCACTTTAGAAAAGCAATTACTCAATATATTAATACTGTTCATAGCATTCAGGAATATGCGGATATGCTGCATGTTTCTCCTAATCATTTAAATAAATCTGTAAAGATGGCAACCGGAAAAACGGCTTCGTCAATTATCAGTGAAACTCTGACGATGGAAGCTAAATCACTGCTCTCCAATACTCAATTAAGTGTCGGGGATATCGCTTTTTCTTTAGGAATTGAAGACCCGTCCTATTTTACCCGTTTCTTTAAAAAACACATTGGTGTTTCTCCCAATCAATATAGGAAGAGGATTGATTTGTCCTATTAA
- a CDS encoding alpha/beta hydrolase, whose amino-acid sequence MKSFNNHTTLYRFLLNLFFVLSLSAFNLNFSQNQIQSQTPKSILLQEKTTVSENIFYKTNKEGSVALDIYSPKNSSDEKHPVLIYVHGGGWIGGDKVIHADSYIENMILKLVEKEYTVVSINYTLVNKDVHFPLPIQDTKDAIRWVRKNADKYHFDTNNIGLFGASAGAHLSLLAAYTEDNEFVGAPELSPYSAKVNYVVNNFGPTDLNKLLHTRVGNVGAFFVSLFSKKIVDLRDKLILGISGYDIKKDKRKVIDYFKTLSPVTYIDNATPTLILQGNKDKIVPLKQSEILKRKLDKKDIKNKLTIVEGGIHGFGTTDKSYLNRLVDEMVDYIVSQKK is encoded by the coding sequence ATGAAATCATTTAACAACCATACTACATTATACAGGTTTTTATTAAACCTGTTTTTTGTTTTATCTTTAAGTGCATTTAATTTAAATTTCTCTCAAAATCAAATTCAATCACAAACTCCCAAAAGTATACTCTTACAGGAAAAAACAACTGTTTCAGAAAATATTTTTTATAAAACTAATAAAGAAGGCTCTGTAGCTTTAGATATTTACAGCCCTAAAAACAGTTCCGATGAAAAACATCCTGTTCTTATTTATGTGCATGGTGGAGGTTGGATAGGAGGTGATAAAGTGATACACGCTGATTCATATATAGAAAATATGATTCTAAAACTTGTAGAAAAAGAATATACCGTAGTGAGTATCAACTACACGCTGGTGAATAAGGATGTCCATTTTCCTCTTCCTATTCAGGACACTAAAGATGCCATTAGATGGGTAAGAAAAAATGCCGATAAATATCATTTTGACACCAATAATATTGGTCTTTTCGGAGCATCTGCAGGAGCTCATCTCTCATTATTGGCAGCTTATACTGAGGACAACGAGTTTGTTGGAGCTCCAGAGCTTTCACCCTATTCGGCAAAAGTGAATTATGTTGTAAATAATTTTGGACCAACTGATCTTAATAAATTACTACATACCCGTGTAGGAAACGTGGGTGCTTTTTTTGTCAGCCTGTTTTCAAAAAAAATTGTTGATCTCAGGGATAAGCTGATCTTAGGAATCTCAGGTTATGATATAAAAAAAGACAAAAGAAAAGTGATCGATTATTTTAAAACCTTATCTCCTGTAACCTATATTGACAATGCTACACCTACTCTGATTTTACAAGGTAATAAAGATAAAATTGTTCCCTTGAAACAATCTGAAATATTAAAAAGAAAATTAGATAAAAAGGACATAAAAAATAAACTAACCATTGTTGAAGGAGGAATACACGGTTTTGGAACAACCGATAAATCCTATCTCAATCGGCTTGTTGATGAAATGGTAGACTATATCGTATCTCAAAAAAAATAA